The genome window GGGGGAATTTGTAAAGGGTATTGCCAAAGAATATGAAAAGCTGCGTGATGACCACAAGAAAAAGCGTGATGCAAAAAGCTATATATCACTCGAACAGGCGCGCGGAAACCGCTACAAGATAAACTGGAACGGGTATAAGCCGGTCAAACCCGCGGCAATGGGTGTGACTGAATTCGTTAACCTGCCGCTGGAGGAACTGCGTCCGTTTATTGACTGGACTCCGTTCTTTATGACCTGGGAACTGAAAGGAAAGTACCCGGAAATCCTGAGTGACAGCAAATACGGTGCAGAAGCAACGCGGGTATTTAATGATGCAAACGCACTGCTGGATAAAATTATCGCTGATAAGTCTCTCAGGGCAAACGGCGTGGTTGGTCTCTATCCTGCCAATACGGTAAACCATGACGACATTGAAGTATATACCGATGAAGACCGGAAAGGAATACTCGCTGAGTTTTATACACTGCGTCAGCAGGCACAGAAAGCAGCGCAGGAGCCGAATATTGCTCTGGCTGATTTCCTTGCACCCAAGGAAACCGGCGTTGAAGACTATATCGGGTTTTTTGCCGTAACCACCGGAATTGGTATCGAAAAGCTGATACAGGAATTTGAGAAGAATCATGATGATTATTCTTCAATAATGGTTAAAGCAGTAGCTGACCGTCTTGCAGAGGCATTCGCGGAGTATCTGCATAAGAAAGTGAGAACGGATCTGTGGGGTTACGCAAAAGATGAAAAGCTTGATAACACTGACCTTATCAAAGAAGAGTATCAGGGAATCAGACCGGCACCCGGATATCCCGCATGCCCTGATCACACTGAAAAATGGACACTCTTTAAGTTGCTTGAAGTTGAAAAACGCACCGGTATATCACTGACTGAAAGTCTGGCGATGTATCCTGCAGCATCGGTCTGCGGTGTTTATTACTCACACCCGGAAGCAAAATACTTTACCACCGGAAAGCTGGGTAAGGATCAGGTGCTTGATTACCATAAGAGAAAAGGTATGAGCATCTCAGAAACCGAAAGATGGCTGAGTCCGGTGCTGAATTATGATGCAGGCGACTAATTAGTAAAGAGGAGTTAGTAATTAGTAATACTTGCAGAGTTTGCCATTAGAAAGCTGCGGAATTTTGCTTTTACTTTGCTTCCTTTGCGTTAAAATTCAGGAAGAGGTTTCCCGCAGATTTCGCGGATGGACGCAGAAAAGTATTTTAAGACCCCGCCAGAAGAGCGGGGTTTGTTTTATTATTAAAGATTATATATAAGCTATGTCCCGTACAAAATTAAAAAACGAACTGATAACCGTTACCATCGAGTCCTATGTATTCGAGGGTAAAGGGCTTGCCCGTCACCGGAATATAACTGTTGAAGGGGAAGAGAAGGATCTGGTGATTTTTGTTGATCATGCATGTCCCGGTGATACAGCGGTAGTTGAAATCCGCAAAAAGAAGAAAAACTATTATGAAGCAGTAATCCGTGAGCTGATAACGCCGTCCCCCTTCAGGCAGACCGCGCGCTGCAGCTATTTTGGAGTCTGCGGCGGATGCCGTCAGCAGGATATGATATATAGTCAGCAGGTGAAGTTCAAACATGAGCAGGTGGTGAATCTGTTTGAGCGGCTGGGGGGATTCAGCGGGTTTGAGATTCTTGATATAGTTGCTGCTCCGTCAGAGTTTTTCTACCGTAATAAGATGGAATTCACCTTCGCACGGAAGCGCTGGCTGACCCGTGATGAAATTCAGGGGGACGCGCAATTTGATGAAGCACTTTTTGCGGGACTGCATGTTCCAGGCGTGTATGATAAGGTAATTGATATCAATGAATGCTTTTTGCAGTCACCGGAGAGCAATGCAATTCTGAATTATTCCCGTGATTTTTTCCTGAAGAAGGGTATTCCGGCTTATACCACATCAGACCACACCGGTTTTCTGCGGAATCTGGTAATCCGACAGACCGGAAACACAGATCAGCTGATGGTGAATCTGGTCACGGCAGGTGAGAATCCGGAACTGATGCAGGAGTATTCCGTATATATACGGGAACTGGTGCCGGGCATAACTACCATAGTAAACAATATTAACAGAGGTAAGGCAACCGTAGCAACCGGGGAATATGAGATCGTTATTTACGGTCCCGGCTACATTGAGGATGAGATAGGGCACTGCAGATTCCGTATCAGTTCAAATTCATTTTTCCAGACAAACACAAAGCAGGCGGAGCGGCTTTACGCTATTGCCAGGGAGTTCGCGGGGATAAAGAAGTCTGATGTTGTGTATGATCTCTACTGCGGAGCCGGAACGATCACTTTATATGTCGCCGGTGATGCAAAAGAGGTGTACGGCTTTGAGGCGTCCTCATCGGCTATTAAAGATGCGGCAGTTAATCAGCAGATTAACAGGAACAGCAATACGCGTTTCTTTGAGTCGAATCTTTACAAAAGTTTTCTCCCTGAGGTTGAGGGTAATAATCTGCCCAAACCGGATATCCTTATTACCGATCCTCCGAGAAACGGCATGCACACCACAACTGTGGAAGATATACTTAAACTGAAGCCGGGGAAAATTGTATATATAAGCTGCAATCCCGCGACTCAGGTCCGTGATATTAAACTGCTGGCGGAAGGGGGCTATAAACTGGAAAAAATTCAGCCGGTGGATATGTTCCCGCATACCTATCATATTGAGAATGTAGCATTATTGAAGTATGAATTATGAATTATGAATTGTGAATTGTGAATTTGGATGGCTGAAACATATTATATAAGTTACGAATAAATGCGAAAAATATTTGTAGTGACAGGTCGTGACCTGTCATAAAGTATGCTGTTGAGAGTTTTATCATGGACTCGATAGGATAAGTCACGACTTGCCCCTACGGATGGCTATTGATTCAGGGGAACAGATTTTTCTGAATTTTTGTTAAAATTTTAGCTTCAAAAACAAACAAAAAGAGGACACAATGAAAAATTTCTTATTTTTTCTGCTCATATT of Ignavibacteriales bacterium contains these proteins:
- the rlmD gene encoding 23S rRNA (uracil(1939)-C(5))-methyltransferase RlmD, translating into MSRTKLKNELITVTIESYVFEGKGLARHRNITVEGEEKDLVIFVDHACPGDTAVVEIRKKKKNYYEAVIRELITPSPFRQTARCSYFGVCGGCRQQDMIYSQQVKFKHEQVVNLFERLGGFSGFEILDIVAAPSEFFYRNKMEFTFARKRWLTRDEIQGDAQFDEALFAGLHVPGVYDKVIDINECFLQSPESNAILNYSRDFFLKKGIPAYTTSDHTGFLRNLVIRQTGNTDQLMVNLVTAGENPELMQEYSVYIRELVPGITTIVNNINRGKATVATGEYEIVIYGPGYIEDEIGHCRFRISSNSFFQTNTKQAERLYAIAREFAGIKKSDVVYDLYCGAGTITLYVAGDAKEVYGFEASSSAIKDAAVNQQINRNSNTRFFESNLYKSFLPEVEGNNLPKPDILITDPPRNGMHTTTVEDILKLKPGKIVYISCNPATQVRDIKLLAEGGYKLEKIQPVDMFPHTYHIENVALLKYEL